One genomic segment of Thermovibrio guaymasensis includes these proteins:
- a CDS encoding YtxH domain-containing protein has protein sequence MRKNSLLFILGTVVGAGAAYVATTRKEELLKKIEELQEQLKESELPEKAKGLVKDISESIKKLISTPEGEISEEEKKSILEEVEAKIQKLEETVKEGK, from the coding sequence ATGAGGAAGAACTCACTACTTTTCATTTTAGGAACAGTTGTAGGAGCAGGTGCCGCTTATGTAGCAACTACAAGGAAGGAAGAGCTCCTTAAGAAGATAGAGGAGCTTCAGGAGCAGCTAAAGGAGAGCGAACTTCCTGAAAAGGCAAAGGGCCTCGTTAAGGATATTAGTGAGTCGATTAAGAAGCTTATTTCAACTCCCGAAGGTGAAATAAGCGAAGAAGAGAAGAAGAGTATCCTTGAAGAGGTTGAGGCTAAAATACAGAAGTTGGAAGAGACGGTAAAAGAGGGTAAATAG
- a CDS encoding UDP-N-acetylmuramoyl-L-alanyl-D-glutamate--2,6-diaminopimelate ligase: MLLSHLLKPLSFPLEEEVEVTGIAEDSRQVEEGYLFFAYRGISSDGNDFIEDALERGCCAVITDSERSYRKLRGKLPVFLVSEPRKTLSLLSARFYGNPERKVRVIGITGTNGKTTTALLTFQALKRLSVKSGYVGTLGYGMSLDSLSPTGMTTPSPTTFFKILKEFADRGCCYVVCEVSSHGLELDRVFGVPFEVAVFTNLTPEHLDFHKDLFSYFLSKEKLFFSAKSSLINVDDRWGVALSALREIFPGISFTYGKAGDFKILEFRDGLLSLNFQGKVYQVPSSLRGDFNGYNLCASFSTLTLLGFEPEKVKDSFYGLRVPGRLEEVYPRVFVDYAHTPDALLKLLKTVSSFTEGRLITVFGCGGERDREKRAPMGRIAYELSDVVIITSDNPRGEDPQRIIADILKGIPSRENVFIIPDRKKAIEKALSIKGDNDVVVIAGKGHEDYQLIGKRKIPFKDQQVVKEFYERRGSC; encoded by the coding sequence ATGCTCCTTTCTCACCTTTTAAAACCCCTTTCCTTTCCCCTAGAGGAGGAAGTTGAGGTAACTGGAATAGCTGAAGATTCCCGACAGGTAGAAGAGGGCTATCTCTTCTTTGCCTACCGAGGGATTTCTTCTGATGGAAACGACTTCATTGAAGATGCTTTAGAGAGAGGGTGCTGTGCAGTTATAACCGATTCTGAAAGGAGTTACAGAAAGCTAAGAGGTAAGCTTCCGGTTTTCCTAGTTTCTGAGCCAAGAAAGACTCTCTCCCTCCTTTCAGCCCGCTTCTATGGAAATCCGGAGAGGAAAGTTAGAGTTATCGGAATAACCGGGACCAACGGGAAGACTACTACTGCACTGCTTACTTTTCAGGCCTTAAAGAGACTTTCTGTTAAATCGGGATACGTTGGAACTTTGGGCTACGGTATGTCTTTAGATTCCCTCTCTCCTACAGGAATGACAACTCCTTCCCCGACTACTTTTTTCAAGATCCTCAAGGAATTTGCCGATAGAGGTTGTTGTTATGTTGTTTGTGAAGTCTCATCCCATGGTTTAGAGCTGGATAGGGTCTTTGGAGTTCCATTTGAGGTTGCAGTTTTTACAAACCTTACACCTGAACACCTTGATTTCCATAAAGACCTCTTTTCCTACTTCCTTTCAAAGGAGAAGCTCTTCTTTTCGGCGAAATCTTCATTAATTAACGTTGATGATAGGTGGGGAGTGGCCCTTTCGGCCCTTAGGGAAATTTTTCCAGGAATTTCCTTTACTTATGGGAAGGCTGGAGACTTTAAAATCCTTGAATTTAGAGACGGCCTTCTGAGTCTAAATTTTCAGGGTAAAGTTTATCAGGTTCCCTCCTCCTTAAGGGGAGATTTTAACGGTTACAATCTCTGTGCCTCCTTTTCCACCCTAACCCTTTTAGGTTTTGAGCCTGAAAAGGTTAAGGATTCTTTTTATGGATTAAGAGTTCCTGGACGCCTAGAGGAGGTCTATCCTAGAGTTTTTGTAGACTACGCCCACACTCCTGACGCACTTTTAAAACTCCTTAAAACAGTTTCCTCCTTTACTGAAGGTAGGTTAATAACGGTCTTTGGCTGTGGAGGGGAAAGGGATAGGGAAAAGAGAGCTCCTATGGGGAGAATTGCTTACGAGCTTTCAGATGTTGTTATAATAACTTCCGATAATCCAAGGGGTGAGGACCCTCAAAGGATAATAGCCGATATACTAAAAGGGATTCCCTCCAGAGAGAACGTTTTTATAATTCCAGATAGGAAAAAAGCTATAGAAAAGGCCCTTTCCATTAAAGGGGATAATGACGTTGTTGTTATAGCCGGAAAAGGCCACGAAGATTACCAGTTAATCGGGAAGAGGAAAATTCCCTTTAAAGATCAGCAGGTAGTAAAGGAGTTCTATGAGAGGAGAGGAAGTTGCTGA
- a CDS encoding UDP-N-acetylmuramoyl-tripeptide--D-alanyl-D-alanine ligase — translation MRGEEVAELVGGKLMGSPSRVSSFHFDSREVGKGALFVPLKGRRDGHSFIEEAFKRGAVGSLTEKEFTVPPGKFAIKVSNAFEAFKKVALYKRSKFSGTVVAVTGSVGKSTTKELLFHIFSPFFSTYRNKRSFNNEIGVTYTLSNLPSFSNLYIQEVGTNSPGEVSQLKALVKPQVSVITKVGIAHTEGFGSLEEIVREKFSLTDGVDLAVVPYQFSDYSKAKETITFGEEGNVRLVSLDLTSRGSFFTVEAFGEEVTFKSPVPGYSVVNSTLVGVAVSRFLGVSLKELPFLVETFTPPSGRLKVEDYGSTILIDDSYNANPASFENAIKVLSLFPKERVAVVGQMLELGPYSREEHRKLALLLEKAGVSLLVAYGKEAYYTYEAFNGKKFYFSEREELLSFFREFPLYGRVILVKGSRGNRLEEVCEIIRERLKS, via the coding sequence ATGAGAGGAGAGGAAGTTGCTGAGCTGGTTGGTGGGAAGTTAATGGGATCGCCTTCCCGTGTAAGTTCCTTTCACTTTGATTCAAGGGAAGTAGGAAAGGGAGCCCTCTTTGTTCCCCTTAAAGGAAGAAGGGATGGCCATTCTTTTATTGAGGAGGCCTTTAAGAGGGGAGCTGTTGGCTCTTTAACGGAAAAGGAGTTCACAGTACCTCCAGGGAAGTTCGCAATTAAGGTTTCAAATGCATTTGAGGCGTTTAAGAAGGTTGCTCTTTACAAGCGTTCAAAGTTTTCAGGTACGGTAGTTGCTGTAACAGGAAGCGTTGGGAAGAGCACGACTAAGGAGCTCCTTTTTCACATTTTCTCTCCCTTCTTCTCTACTTACAGGAACAAGAGGAGTTTTAACAACGAAATTGGGGTAACGTATACTCTTTCAAATCTCCCCTCCTTTTCCAACCTCTACATTCAGGAAGTCGGAACAAACTCTCCTGGAGAAGTTTCACAGCTTAAGGCTTTAGTTAAGCCCCAAGTTTCTGTGATTACAAAAGTAGGAATTGCCCACACTGAGGGTTTTGGTTCATTGGAGGAGATTGTAAGGGAGAAGTTCTCTTTAACTGATGGGGTTGACCTAGCAGTTGTTCCTTATCAGTTCTCTGACTACTCAAAGGCTAAGGAAACGATTACTTTTGGAGAGGAAGGTAACGTTAGGCTAGTATCTCTTGACTTAACTTCTAGAGGTTCCTTCTTTACCGTTGAGGCCTTCGGTGAGGAAGTTACCTTTAAAAGTCCAGTTCCGGGCTATTCTGTTGTTAATTCAACCCTTGTCGGTGTTGCTGTTTCTCGGTTTTTAGGGGTTTCTTTGAAGGAGCTCCCTTTCCTTGTAGAGACTTTTACTCCGCCTTCAGGTAGATTGAAAGTTGAGGACTACGGTTCAACAATTTTGATTGACGATTCTTACAACGCAAACCCGGCCTCCTTTGAAAATGCAATAAAGGTCCTCTCTCTCTTTCCCAAAGAAAGAGTGGCAGTTGTCGGTCAAATGCTTGAGCTTGGTCCTTACTCAAGGGAAGAGCATAGAAAGTTGGCTCTTCTCCTTGAGAAAGCAGGTGTTTCTTTACTTGTAGCCTATGGGAAAGAGGCTTATTATACCTATGAAGCCTTTAATGGTAAAAAGTTCTACTTCTCTGAGAGGGAGGAGTTGCTCTCTTTCTTTAGAGAATTTCCTCTTTACGGAAGAGTTATACTCGTTAAGGGTTCAAGGGGAAATAGACTTGAGGAGGTCTGTGAAATTATAAGGGAGAGGTTGAAGAGTTGA
- a CDS encoding D-alanine--D-alanine ligase family protein has product MKVAVIYGGPSPEAEVSKKSAESVIRALNNLGHQVFPLELSPELPFKLREVSPDKAFLVLHGSPGEDGTVQGLLDIMGIPYTGCGVISSALSMDKDYTKRLLSSYGIPVPSGITLFKGDKLEMVEIPCIVKPARAGSSVGVTLVKEEKKLDKALEEAFRYDDKVLVEEYLPGRELTVAVLNGRALSPIEIVPGGEFYDFTAKYSSPVTKYKVPAELPFKLERKLRSIAEKVYKVLDCRGAVRVDFRLNWYGSPFVLEVNTIPGLTERSLLPKAAQAEGISFEELIKEMLRT; this is encoded by the coding sequence TTGAAGGTAGCCGTTATTTATGGAGGGCCTTCACCTGAGGCTGAAGTTTCAAAAAAGAGTGCGGAGAGCGTAATAAGGGCATTGAATAATTTAGGACATCAGGTCTTTCCTCTGGAGCTTTCTCCGGAGCTCCCCTTTAAACTTAGGGAGGTATCGCCTGATAAAGCTTTCCTCGTCCTCCATGGAAGCCCTGGGGAGGATGGAACAGTTCAGGGATTGCTTGATATCATGGGAATTCCTTACACCGGTTGTGGTGTAATTTCAAGTGCCCTTTCAATGGATAAGGATTACACAAAGAGGCTCCTTTCATCCTACGGGATACCTGTTCCTTCAGGTATTACCCTTTTTAAGGGTGATAAGTTGGAAATGGTAGAGATACCCTGTATTGTTAAGCCCGCCAGAGCGGGTTCAAGCGTCGGCGTAACGCTTGTAAAGGAAGAGAAGAAACTTGATAAGGCCTTAGAGGAGGCTTTTAGGTACGACGATAAAGTCCTTGTAGAGGAGTACCTTCCAGGAAGAGAGCTCACCGTTGCCGTTCTTAATGGAAGGGCCCTCTCCCCTATTGAGATTGTTCCAGGTGGAGAGTTTTACGACTTTACAGCCAAGTACTCTTCACCTGTTACTAAGTACAAAGTACCGGCGGAGCTCCCTTTTAAGTTGGAGAGGAAACTTCGGAGTATAGCTGAGAAAGTCTATAAGGTCCTTGATTGCAGAGGAGCGGTAAGGGTTGATTTTAGGCTTAACTGGTACGGTTCACCTTTTGTTCTTGAGGTAAATACTATACCAGGTTTAACAGAGAGGAGTCTTTTACCTAAGGCTGCCCAAGCTGAAGGTATTTCTTTTGAAGAATTAATAAAGGAGATGTTGAGGACTTGA
- a CDS encoding cell division protein FtsA: MVTEKKILTIDLGTSSIRTALTLVKGDKKHTTIATTPSRGIKNGSIINVPSAKDSLRSALNKLKLESTSAVPLEAYVIVPGGCTLGYEVEAKISFPGIKTINYNDVNMVKNKIKEEIRRKKGLTLKNIYEIIHILPQEFIVDNVDGIQNPIGHSGRELSMRAFVILASKAYLKTLDQLLKEVGLKLRGVVLQTLASYYAVKDDKTYFNNNLFIYLGAGNTEVLYLREDAPVFFKHEPFGAEDIIDFIIQQLKVSRNEAERLFNEYGSAYAFSVNPEEVININYGTKTLRVQRILIPALIHLQLKKLAKDIKKALENEDPSFLTHLNRVYVTGGFAKLKDMPVLLEKLFKAPIVVVSPEGELKDPSLSPIEGVVNYVLSLNKRERLTDIKEDLTKDYGKEGLFSTIWRFLTQYI, translated from the coding sequence ATGGTTACAGAGAAGAAGATACTGACTATTGATTTGGGAACCAGTTCAATCAGGACTGCTCTTACGCTCGTTAAGGGGGATAAGAAGCATACTACAATTGCGACTACTCCTTCTAGAGGTATAAAGAACGGAAGTATAATCAACGTTCCATCGGCTAAAGATTCTTTACGTTCGGCTCTCAACAAACTGAAGCTTGAATCAACTTCGGCCGTTCCCCTTGAAGCTTACGTTATAGTTCCTGGTGGATGTACCTTAGGTTATGAGGTTGAAGCAAAGATTTCCTTCCCCGGGATTAAGACTATAAACTACAATGATGTTAATATGGTTAAAAATAAGATAAAAGAGGAAATAAGGAGGAAGAAAGGTCTAACCCTTAAGAACATCTATGAAATCATCCATATACTACCCCAAGAGTTTATAGTTGACAACGTTGACGGTATACAAAACCCTATAGGCCATTCAGGTAGAGAGCTTAGTATGAGGGCTTTTGTTATCTTGGCCTCTAAGGCCTACTTAAAGACTCTAGATCAGCTTTTAAAAGAGGTAGGTCTTAAACTTAGAGGAGTTGTACTTCAGACTCTTGCTTCTTATTACGCAGTTAAAGACGATAAAACTTACTTTAACAATAACCTATTTATCTACCTTGGAGCAGGGAATACAGAGGTCCTTTACCTGAGGGAAGATGCTCCAGTTTTCTTTAAGCATGAACCTTTTGGAGCTGAAGATATAATAGATTTTATCATTCAGCAGTTAAAAGTTAGTAGGAATGAGGCTGAAAGGCTATTTAATGAATATGGAAGTGCTTATGCCTTCAGCGTTAATCCAGAGGAGGTAATAAATATAAATTATGGAACTAAGACTTTGAGAGTTCAAAGAATCTTGATTCCTGCTCTTATTCACCTTCAGCTTAAGAAGTTAGCTAAAGACATAAAGAAAGCCTTAGAAAATGAAGACCCATCCTTTCTAACTCACCTTAATAGAGTTTATGTTACCGGTGGGTTTGCTAAGCTCAAGGATATGCCGGTTCTCCTGGAGAAACTCTTTAAAGCTCCTATTGTGGTTGTTTCTCCTGAAGGAGAGTTGAAAGATCCCTCTCTATCTCCAATAGAAGGAGTAGTTAACTATGTACTCTCCCTCAATAAACGAGAAAGGCTTACTGATATTAAAGAGGATCTTACTAAGGATTACGGTAAAGAAGGTTTATTCTCTACAATATGGCGCTTTTTAACCCAGTATATTTAA
- the ftsZ gene encoding cell division protein FtsZ, protein MFDIADDLFQGPVIKVVGVGGGGGNAVSRMFEMGIEGVEFIAINTDAQVLSKLPIPVKVQIGEKLTKGLGAGGKPEIGEQAALEDEPKIREVLEGSDMVFITAGMGGGTGTGAAPIVAKVAKDMGILTIGVVTRPFDFEGRRRQEFAEAGIRRLKEFVDTLMVIPNQKLLTIAPKDMNILNAFKLADNVLYQAVKGISEVITRPGLINLDFADVKTVMHSGGYALIGIGEASGEDRALTAARKAIDNPLLENVQVEGASRILVNITGGSDLTLDEAYAAASLIKERAKRDDTNFFFGVTMDDSLEGSIEVTVIATGFDEKGRPLATGFTNFSRPQTAAPFQTTEAVDELDIDISKILEQLKED, encoded by the coding sequence ATGTTTGATATAGCTGATGATCTTTTCCAGGGGCCTGTAATAAAGGTAGTGGGAGTTGGAGGAGGCGGAGGTAATGCTGTTTCCCGAATGTTTGAAATGGGAATAGAAGGGGTAGAGTTTATAGCTATTAATACTGATGCTCAAGTCCTCTCAAAACTTCCTATTCCCGTCAAAGTTCAGATAGGTGAGAAGTTAACTAAGGGACTTGGTGCTGGTGGAAAACCTGAGATTGGCGAGCAGGCAGCTCTGGAGGATGAGCCTAAAATAAGGGAAGTCCTTGAAGGTTCCGATATGGTTTTCATAACTGCCGGAATGGGCGGAGGTACGGGAACGGGAGCTGCTCCGATTGTTGCTAAAGTTGCTAAGGACATGGGAATACTTACCATTGGCGTTGTTACCCGCCCCTTTGACTTTGAAGGTAGGAGAAGGCAGGAGTTTGCCGAGGCGGGGATCAGAAGGTTAAAGGAGTTTGTTGATACTCTGATGGTTATTCCAAACCAAAAACTCCTTACAATAGCTCCCAAGGATATGAACATCCTTAATGCTTTTAAACTTGCAGATAACGTTCTCTATCAGGCAGTAAAAGGGATAAGTGAAGTTATTACAAGGCCTGGCCTTATTAACCTTGATTTTGCAGACGTTAAGACTGTTATGCACAGTGGAGGTTATGCCCTGATTGGTATAGGAGAGGCCAGCGGAGAGGATAGAGCCTTAACTGCAGCAAGGAAGGCAATAGATAACCCTCTCCTTGAAAACGTTCAAGTTGAAGGAGCAAGTAGAATCCTTGTAAATATAACCGGAGGAAGTGATTTAACGCTTGATGAGGCTTATGCTGCTGCTTCTTTAATAAAGGAGAGGGCAAAGAGGGATGATACTAATTTCTTCTTTGGAGTTACTATGGACGATAGCCTTGAAGGTTCAATAGAGGTTACTGTTATTGCTACGGGATTTGATGAAAAAGGGAGGCCTTTAGCAACAGGATTTACTAACTTTAGTAGGCCTCAAACTGCAGCTCCTTTCCAAACGACAGAGGCTGTTGATGAACTTGATATTGATATATCTAAAATACTTGAGCAGCTTAAGGAAGACTAG
- a CDS encoding chemotaxis protein CheA yields the protein MKVEIPEELKEILDEFLVEASEILENLDQDLVDLENNPEDKELLNKIFRGMHTLKGGAGFLNLTTIVEIAHRIEDIFNKLRNNELKLTPEIMDVILEGIDQLKVSLEMLKENSELPDLSEVEPILKKLDSILKGETPEQESSESSSDSQGGKGDIEFVEGISDTLKELIKKYPGKDLSQILEEIILLPPDKRPMEVIPEIEKLIEEGKDVKDLIKKKSTEKVKEGASAQSQSQPQPQPQSQPRSQKTSTPSSTQPKKTKTEKKSSETIRVDVERVENLMNLVGEIVLDRNRILRVTAEVEKECKSEAVEQLVEAVTSLDRTVSDLQVAVMKLRMQPIKKIFSKFPRLVRDLARKLNKKVQLIIEGEDTELDRSILDKLEDPLIHLVRNALDHGIEPPEERIAKGKPEVGTVRLFAYHEGDHIIVGIQDDGRGIDPEKVKKKALEKGLITPEQAVQMSDKEAYELIFMPGFSTAEKVSDVSGRGVGMDVVASTIHSLRGSIEIESELGKGTTIILKLPLTVAIIRTLMIGVNGQVYAVPLHSVVEVVRYDENLVKDVGKFKSFMLREEVLPLFSLNELLELPDKDQKHFVVIVKVGEKYIAVSIENLLGEEEIVIKSLGELLADIPGIAGATIAGDGRVVLILDLNSLLSDYKVKLIGAKV from the coding sequence ATGAAGGTAGAGATTCCCGAAGAGTTAAAAGAGATTTTAGACGAGTTTTTAGTTGAAGCCTCAGAAATTCTGGAAAACCTTGATCAGGACTTGGTGGACCTTGAGAATAACCCGGAAGATAAAGAGCTCCTTAACAAAATTTTCCGTGGAATGCATACCTTAAAGGGAGGGGCTGGTTTTTTAAACCTAACGACGATAGTTGAGATTGCCCATAGGATAGAGGACATCTTCAACAAGTTAAGGAACAATGAGCTCAAGCTTACTCCAGAGATAATGGACGTTATCTTAGAAGGTATTGATCAGCTTAAGGTTTCCCTTGAAATGTTAAAGGAAAACTCTGAACTTCCCGACCTTTCAGAAGTAGAACCTATTTTAAAGAAACTTGATTCAATACTTAAAGGTGAAACGCCTGAACAAGAATCTTCAGAAAGTTCTTCAGATTCTCAAGGAGGTAAAGGAGATATTGAGTTTGTTGAAGGTATTTCGGATACTTTAAAAGAGCTGATAAAAAAGTATCCAGGAAAGGACCTTTCTCAAATACTTGAAGAAATTATCCTCCTACCTCCCGATAAAAGACCTATGGAGGTTATCCCTGAAATAGAGAAGCTAATAGAGGAAGGTAAAGATGTTAAAGACTTAATAAAGAAGAAATCCACTGAAAAAGTCAAAGAAGGAGCTTCTGCTCAGTCTCAAAGCCAGCCACAACCGCAACCACAGTCGCAACCTCGGTCTCAGAAAACTTCAACGCCTTCCTCTACCCAGCCAAAAAAGACAAAGACCGAAAAGAAAAGTTCTGAAACTATAAGAGTTGATGTAGAAAGGGTAGAAAACTTAATGAACTTGGTTGGAGAGATTGTCCTTGATAGGAACAGAATTTTAAGGGTAACTGCCGAGGTAGAGAAGGAGTGTAAATCAGAAGCTGTAGAGCAGTTAGTTGAAGCAGTTACTAGTCTTGATAGGACTGTTAGCGACCTTCAGGTTGCTGTTATGAAGTTGAGGATGCAACCTATTAAGAAAATATTTAGTAAGTTCCCTCGTCTTGTTAGAGACCTTGCGAGGAAACTGAATAAGAAAGTTCAGCTGATTATAGAAGGTGAAGATACAGAGCTTGACCGTTCAATCTTAGATAAGTTAGAGGATCCTTTGATTCACCTTGTAAGGAATGCTCTTGATCACGGGATAGAACCTCCTGAAGAAAGGATAGCAAAAGGTAAACCTGAAGTTGGAACTGTTCGTCTCTTTGCCTACCATGAAGGAGATCACATAATAGTTGGGATTCAGGATGATGGAAGGGGAATAGACCCAGAGAAAGTTAAGAAAAAGGCTTTAGAAAAAGGGCTGATTACTCCTGAGCAGGCCGTCCAAATGAGTGATAAGGAAGCCTACGAACTGATATTTATGCCTGGTTTCTCAACTGCAGAGAAGGTTAGCGATGTATCAGGTCGTGGAGTTGGAATGGACGTTGTTGCAAGTACGATTCATTCTTTAAGGGGATCTATTGAAATTGAAAGTGAACTTGGTAAAGGAACAACAATTATCCTTAAACTTCCTTTAACTGTTGCAATTATTAGAACTTTAATGATAGGTGTTAACGGTCAGGTTTATGCTGTTCCTCTCCACTCTGTTGTTGAGGTGGTTAGGTACGATGAAAATTTAGTAAAAGATGTTGGAAAATTTAAAAGTTTTATGCTTAGAGAAGAGGTTCTTCCTCTCTTTTCCCTCAACGAACTCCTTGAACTTCCCGATAAGGATCAGAAGCACTTTGTAGTTATAGTAAAGGTAGGAGAAAAGTATATAGCTGTTTCTATAGAGAACCTCCTTGGAGAAGAGGAAATTGTTATCAAGTCCCTTGGAGAACTCCTAGCGGATATTCCTGGAATTGCCGGCGCAACGATTGCTGGTGATGGAAGAGTTGTTCTAATTCTTGATCTAAACTCTCTCCTTTCTGACTATAAAGTAAAACTAATTGGAGCAAAGGTATGA
- a CDS encoding chemotaxis protein CheW translates to MKENRESKDMNILGVEELIGEVREKEIQVIAFKLSEELVGVPIEQVIEITSNKDITPVPKAPSYVIGVMNLRGKIVPVINLKEHLGIPFTIPENIYSENKIVILETPKGDVGVIVDRIVGSIKFPEDEILPEPIGTVGIDIKFISGVVQLEEELLIILNIESIFNREE, encoded by the coding sequence ATGAAGGAGAATAGGGAAAGTAAAGATATGAACATCCTAGGTGTAGAGGAATTAATAGGGGAAGTACGGGAGAAAGAAATACAGGTAATAGCCTTTAAACTCTCTGAGGAGCTTGTTGGAGTTCCGATAGAGCAAGTTATTGAAATTACCAGTAATAAAGATATAACTCCTGTTCCCAAAGCTCCTTCTTACGTTATAGGTGTTATGAATCTTAGGGGAAAGATAGTTCCAGTTATTAACCTTAAGGAACACCTTGGAATACCATTTACAATACCCGAAAACATTTATAGTGAAAACAAGATAGTAATTCTTGAAACTCCAAAAGGGGACGTTGGCGTTATAGTGGACAGAATTGTCGGTTCAATTAAGTTCCCGGAGGACGAAATACTTCCTGAGCCTATAGGAACGGTAGGTATTGATATTAAGTTTATCAGCGGAGTTGTTCAGCTTGAGGAGGAGCTTTTAATAATTTTAAACATTGAATCAATTTTTAATAGGGAGGAGTAA
- a CDS encoding methyl-accepting chemotaxis protein: MFCSWERKELERLKGEIENLMAEKKKLEEELAQIKKERDSLKEELSACSQRVISYRKENEELKKKIDQLDNDVYTYKQILDSLMEEAIFVATADFKPGRAGNEIVYANRRAFEIANKWRDVFISEFGVDPDKLIGTSIHVFHKDPERVKELLKATRPGEHKKNADIQIGPYVMASYRHAIANKDGSIRYYVATWRDATADKQVEEQLEKASRMFLQNLRATKQSLVNNLATIVAVSVAIKELKDVLDLSEKQIDAAEDIENAVNKLVEVSNKLIENYRFVLNELEKAEKKTVESISQMENIRDITREMEEVVHALQVQTEQIDRVVEVITSITEQTNLLALNAAIEAARAGEAGRGFAVVADEVRKLAERTNKSASEIREVVKNMREQMNKTAEITSRGVNAVEEGMKFFKSNQEVYNSLRNSSYEVQRVIDSMTDIVKLQKEKIEQIVKNIQLSNKLIGTVKEQSDKIIKIAEKTDTSLHKIWETFYIFDLGDAAVLLDRLAKLAEFAAKINEAVKGKFIEGINPDTTILSEVDSLIRLISLQNKDILELIKKYPQIETYFSELEDQFFEIKLLLKELFIAMNNDDVNEIKEKESEISSIINKISENLVQAISEIILSQKKKANKG; the protein is encoded by the coding sequence ATGTTTTGCTCATGGGAAAGGAAAGAGTTGGAGAGGTTGAAGGGGGAAATTGAAAATTTAATGGCTGAAAAGAAAAAGCTTGAGGAAGAACTTGCACAGATTAAGAAGGAGAGAGATTCCTTAAAGGAGGAACTATCAGCATGTTCTCAAAGGGTAATTTCCTATCGGAAAGAGAATGAGGAGTTAAAAAAGAAAATTGACCAGTTGGATAACGACGTTTACACTTACAAGCAAATTCTTGATTCCCTAATGGAGGAAGCCATATTTGTTGCTACGGCGGACTTTAAACCCGGAAGAGCCGGCAATGAAATTGTCTATGCTAACAGGCGTGCCTTTGAAATAGCTAATAAGTGGAGGGACGTCTTTATCTCTGAATTTGGAGTTGATCCAGACAAGCTAATAGGAACTAGCATTCACGTTTTCCATAAGGACCCAGAGAGGGTTAAGGAGCTCCTGAAGGCTACCAGACCCGGTGAGCATAAGAAGAATGCCGATATTCAAATAGGTCCGTACGTTATGGCCTCTTACCGCCATGCAATTGCAAATAAAGATGGAAGCATTCGTTATTACGTAGCAACCTGGAGGGATGCAACTGCTGATAAACAGGTTGAGGAACAGCTTGAGAAGGCAAGCCGTATGTTCCTTCAAAACTTGAGGGCTACGAAACAGTCTCTTGTGAATAACCTTGCAACGATTGTTGCTGTGTCGGTGGCAATTAAGGAACTTAAGGACGTTCTTGATCTTTCAGAAAAACAGATTGATGCTGCCGAGGATATTGAAAATGCTGTTAATAAACTCGTTGAAGTTTCAAACAAGCTTATAGAGAATTACCGTTTTGTTCTGAATGAGCTTGAGAAGGCAGAGAAGAAGACTGTTGAGTCTATTTCTCAAATGGAGAACATAAGGGATATTACCCGCGAGATGGAAGAAGTTGTTCATGCCCTTCAAGTACAAACAGAGCAGATAGATAGGGTTGTTGAGGTAATTACTTCAATTACCGAGCAGACTAACCTCCTTGCCCTTAACGCTGCAATAGAGGCTGCAAGGGCAGGTGAGGCAGGAAGGGGATTTGCCGTGGTTGCAGACGAAGTTAGAAAGCTTGCAGAGAGGACCAACAAGTCTGCAAGTGAAATTAGAGAAGTTGTCAAGAACATGAGAGAGCAAATGAATAAGACTGCTGAGATTACTAGTAGAGGCGTAAATGCCGTTGAAGAAGGAATGAAATTCTTCAAGAGCAACCAAGAAGTTTACAACTCTTTGAGGAACTCTTCCTACGAAGTTCAGCGTGTTATTGATAGTATGACCGACATAGTTAAACTTCAGAAAGAGAAGATAGAGCAAATTGTTAAGAATATTCAGCTTTCAAATAAACTCATTGGTACTGTTAAGGAGCAATCAGATAAAATTATTAAAATTGCTGAGAAGACGGACACTTCCTTACACAAAATTTGGGAAACCTTCTACATCTTTGATCTTGGAGATGCAGCTGTTTTACTTGATAGACTGGCTAAACTTGCTGAATTTGCTGCAAAAATCAATGAAGCTGTTAAAGGAAAGTTCATTGAGGGTATCAATCCAGATACTACAATTCTCTCAGAGGTAGATTCTCTAATAAGATTGATTTCTCTTCAAAACAAGGATATCCTTGAGCTCATTAAGAAATATCCTCAGATTGAAACTTACTTCTCAGAACTGGAGGATCAGTTCTTTGAGATAAAACTTCTCCTGAAGGAGCTCTTCATTGCTATGAATAATGATGATGTAAATGAGATTAAGGAAAAGGAGAGTGAGATATCCTCAATTATTAATAAGATTTCTGAAAATTTAGTTCAAGCTATTTCTGAGATCATTCTCAGTCAGAAGAAAAAGGCTAATAAAGGGTAA